The genomic stretch CTACACGGCACACGACGCCGAGGAGAACACCGCCGTCGCCCTGGTCGCGATCGACGTCACCCCGACCGCGACCGCCGACACCGCCCGCACCACCGCAGGCACCGCCGTCACCGTCCGCGGACCCGGCGTGCTCGGGAACGACCGCGGCACCACGCTGCGGGTCGTGTCCGTCGGGACGGCCGCCCACGGCGCCGCGACCATCGCCGCCGACGGCACCTTCGTCTACACGCCGGCCGCCGGGTTCTCCGGCACCGACACCGTGCCGTACACGGTGCGGGATGCCAGCGGGCAGACCGTCGACACCAGCGTCACCGTGACCGTCGGGATCGCCGCGGCCGACGACACCGGCCGCACGATCGCCGGGACGGCGCTCGCCGTGGACGCCCGCCACGGGCTGCTCCGCAACGACTCGGGCACCGGGCTCACCACGAGCCTCGCCCGCGCGGCGGCACACGGCACCGTCCGCGTGCAGTCCGACGGGTCGTACGTCTACACGCCGGCCGCCGGGTTCACCGGACGGGACACGTTCACGTACACGGTGACCGACGCCTCCGGGCAGACCACCCGTGCGACCGCGACCATCACGGTCGTCGCCGCAGCGGTCGCCACCGACGACCGGGGCACCGGCCGGACCGGACGCACCGTCACCGTCGAGCCGCTCGACAACGACAGCCCGACCGGTGGTGCGACGTTCGACACCGACACGCTGCACCTGGTCGACCCCGCCACCGGGCACATGACCGACCGGGTCACCGTGCGCGGCTCGGGCAGCTGGCACGTCGAGGACGGGGTCGTCACCTTCACGCCCGTCCGCGGCTTCCACGGCACCGAGAAGGTCGACTACACCGTGCAGGACAGCGCCGGGCAGGTCGTCACCGCGACGATCACCGTCACCTACCCGGTCGGGATCGCAGCCGTCGCCCACGTGGCGCAGCTCGCCTTCACCGGCAGCACGGGCCTGGCAGGGCGCGGGCTCGGGGCGCTCGCACTGCTGCTGGCCGGGGCAGCGCTGCTGCTCCGGCGGCGGATGCTGGCCGACGGATCGGTCGAGGAGACCGGGCCGATCGGACCGCGCCGACGCCGGTAGGCGTCGTCCGGAGTTCCGTGACAGCCGGGAGGCCCGGATCACGTCAGCCGATCGGCTCACGTGATCCGGGCCTCCCGTCCGTGTGTGGCGCGGGCGCGGCCCGTCAGTCGGTGCGGAGGGTGTCGTTCTCGTCGGAGGCCACCGGCTCGACCGGGGTCCAGCCGTACCAGCGGCCGTCGACCTCGGCCGTGAGGCGTCCGTCGCCGCAGGTGACGAGGGACGTCGTCGGCAGGCGGTCCGGCAGGAAGCCGGCGGTCATCGCCGGGCCGCCCTTCGCGTCGTCGACCGACTTGCACGCGCTCGTGTCGACCCCGTCGGCCGACGTGAAGCCGATGACGTAGCCGGGCTTGCTCGTGTCGAGCCGGACGTCGATGTCCTCTGCATCCGTCGGCACCCACTTCGGCATGAACCAGGCGAGGTCCTCGGAGTTCGCCGTCGACGGGGCATCGGCGTAGGTGGCGAAGTGCTCCTGCTGCTCGGGCAGGTACGGCTTCACCACGCTGCAGCCGGCGAGGGCCAGGACGATGACGCCCATGCCGAGGACGCCGACCGCGGAGGTGAGGGCCGAACGCTCGGATCGGGTGGTGGTCTGGGTGGTGTCGGCTGTGGTGTCGTTCGTGGTGCGGTGCTGCGTCGAGGTCATGTGTCCATCGTCTCGACGGGGTACCTACCGGGGAATGTGGCCACCTGCCGGAACGGGGTGGGGCTGACCCCCGGGTTGCCGGGCTACTGTGCCGGGATGGCTGACGACCCGATGCGCGCCCTGTTCTCGAGCGCGATGACCGCTGTTCCGGGCGGCGGCGACGCCGGACGGGCGGCCGGACTCGTGGGGCTCCTCGGGCTGCTGACCGCGCTCGTCTCGCTGGTCGGTGCCGTGGTGGTGGGGATCGGCGCGTTCGTCGTCGTGCTCGCACCGCTGGTGGTCGGGTTGGGTGTGGGGCTGCTGCCCGGCTTCACTCCGGGGCCCTGACCGGGGACCGTCGCCGGTCGACCCGTCGTGTCAGCCGACCCGCTGTTCCAGGCGATCCGTTGCCAGGTGGACAGTGCCTCCCAGCGCGTCGGGTCGAACCGGAACATGCTGCCCATGCCCGGCTGGTCGAGCTCGGGGGTGATCGGGACCCGGGTGAGGCTCGCCAGCAGGAGCGCCCCGACCCCGCCGTGCGCCACGAACACGATCGACCGCTGCGGCGTCTCGGCGACGAGCTGACGGACCGCCTGCTCGATCCGGCGCTGCGCATCGACGGCCCGTTCCCATCCGCGGACCGACTCCAGAGGCCGGGCGAAGAACGCATCGACGGTCGGCTCGAACTCCTGCGGATCGAGGTAGCCCGTGGCGCTGCGGTCCATCTCGCCCAGTCGCGCGTCGACTTCGGCGTCGAGCTGCCACGACCTGGCGAGCACCGCGGCGGTGTCGAGCGCCTTCCGTTCGGTGCTGCTGACCAGCCGCTCCGGCCGGGGCAGGACAGAAGCGGCACGTCCGGCGCGAGCAACTCCCTGCGGTGACAGGCCCCAGTCCTCGATCGGCACGGCGGGGTCCACGACGACCTCGGGGTGGGTGAGGAACGTGCAGTGCATCCGACGACAGTACTGTCGGGGTGTGGTCCTCGTCGGTGGTCGAACCGTGCTCGACGTCATCTCGCCGGAGCTCGCGCGCCGCATCGTCGCGCGTGACGAGCAGCCGGGGGACGACTGGCATCCGGAGTACCCGTTCGCGGACGAGCTCGACCCGCTGCGGTCACTCGCGGCCGCGTCGAGCACCGACCCGGTCTTCACCATGTACCTGATCCGGCGGCGATCGGACGGCTCGGCGGTCGGCGGCATCGGGTTCTTCGGGCCGCCGGACGGCACCGGGACCGTGGAGTTCGGGTACGGGCTCGTCCCGTCGGCCCGGGGCGCAGGAATCGCGACCGAGGCCGTCGAGCTGGCACTCCAGCATGCGGCTGACAACGGGGCACGGGCGGCCGTCGCGGACACCGACGTCGCGAACGTCCCCTCGCAGCGGGTCCTCGAGAAGAACGGCTTCGTCGAGGTCCGGCGCGGCGCAGCGCTCGTGTTCTACCGACGTGAGCTCGTCTGACGGACGGTTGCAGCGCCTCCCGGCTGGTGCTCGTCCCCCTCGGATGGAGTCAGCGGCGTGCCGCCACGACGGCGGACGCCACCGCGATCAGGACGAGACCGGAGACGCCGATCGCCGCAGCGCCGACGCCGGAGTGCGCGACGAGCGCGCCGGTGAGCGCAGCGCCGAGGGCGATGCCCGCGGCCGATGCGGAGTTGATCCAGGTGAACCCCTGTGTCAGCGCCGCAGCCGGCACCGTCGCCTGCACGATCTGTGACGACGACGCGACGAGCGGAGCGATCGCCGTCCCGCCGACGAGCAGCATCACCATCAAGCCCGCGAGCGTCGGCCACGCGGCCCCGATCAGGACGGCCACGGCGAGCACGATCGACGCGACCAGCTGGACGACCTGTGGCCGCGGACTCGTCCGGAGTGCGCCGTACGCGAGCCCTGCCACGATGCTCGCCGCACTGGACAGGGCGAGGACGACTCCGATGAGGGGTTGCATGCCCCGGGCGGCGGCGACGGCCGTGACGAGCAGCGGAACGGCGCCGAAGAAGCAGCCCAGCCCCAGGTTCACGCCGAGCGTCCAGCGGAAGCCCGGCACGGCGAGGACGTGCGACGGCTCCCGGGTGTGAGACGCCCGCGGCCGGTGCGGTCGCGGGGCCGTGTGCCGCTGCAGCGACACGACGCCGCAGCCGACCGCGACGAGCATCGCCGCCGCGGCCGACCCGGCCCAGGGGGCCAGGAGCGAACTCGCGAGCGTCGCGAGGACCGGTCCGACCAAGAACACCGCGTCGTTGACGGTCGCCTCGAGCGAGAACGCGACGCGGAGCGCCGTCGGTTCGGCCAGGAGGCCCGCCCACCGTGCCGCCGACAGCGCGCCGGGCTGCGGCATCGCGGCACCGGCGAGGACGACGGCCGCCAGCGTGACCGCGACCGGAGCCGACCCGGCGAGGAGGACCGCGGCGATGACGGCCACGACGTGGACGACGGTGACCGCCGGCACCGTCACCGACTGTCCCCAACGGTCCACGAGGCGGGCGACCTGCGGTCCCACCGCTGCCTCGGCGACGGCGAACGAGCCCGTCGCGGCGCCGGCGACGGCGAAGGACCCCGACGCATGCTGGACCGAGAACAGCAGGCCGAGCCCGGTCATCGCGACGCCGAGACGGGCGAGCGCCGCTGGCAGGAAGAACCCGAGCGCGCCTGGACGGCGGAGGACGCCCCCGTAGCGGGAGCGTGCCGAGCGGATGGCTCCGAGGAGAAACGACGAAGGAGCATGCGCAGTCGCCATGGACGATGCCTCCGACGCGGTGCGAGCTGTCAGTCGGCAGACAAGTCGGCCTGGGCTTCGACGATCAGCATCGGCACCGCGGTACCTCGCCATGATGGCGGGGCGGAGGGCCGTGGCGCAAGGCTCCCGGCGGTCCGGGCGACCGGTCCGGGCCGAACGTCAGACCTCCCAGTCCGACGAGTACGTCCTGCCCTGCAGCAGTTGCGCCAGTTCGACGTGGACCGACACCGTCTTGTCGAGACGATCGGCGCGGTCCGGCCGCAGCTGGTCGCCGTCCCAGTCCCGCTCGGAGAAGTACGCCGTGTAGGGGTTCACGATGCATTTGAAGTCCAGCATCAGTGATTGCGCGAGTGGTCCGGTCGCCATCGTGCTGTGCGGCAGACCGGCAGCGCAGACGAACGTGACGACCTTGTCGAACCATGCCGCACGCCGACCTGCACCGGTCGCGCCGGTGGACTCGATGAGCGACTTCACCGTCGATGACGGCGCCCAGTTGTAGATCGGGAAGGCGAGGACGACACCGTCCGCTTCGTCGATGACGCGGTGCACGGCGCTGAACACGTCGCTGTCGAACACACCGTCGTTGTCGAACGGCGGCAGCGAGACGTCCGCTAGATCGACCACCGTGCTCCGATGTCCCTGCGAGGAGATGGCGTCAGCCGTGTGCTCGGCGAGTCGGCGGCTCACGCTCGCCGGGTCGAGGCTGCAGGAGAAGACCGGGAGGTTCAGCGACGACACACGAGCACGGTACCGAAGCGACGGGTCATCCGACGCGACGGCTCCGCTGCCGTCGGACCTGCACGAGCATCACCATCAGCGCGAGCCCGATCAGCACCGGGATCCAGACGGATCCGGATGCGGCCGGTGCCACGACGACTCCGAGCACCAGGCAGGTCCCCGCACAGACCGCGATGACGACGTCACTGGCTGTCCACTTCATGGTCGTTCCCCTCGTTCGACTTCCTGACACGCTACGACTCTGCTGCGCCGGTGTCACCCCGGGAAGCCATGGTCGAGAACACGAGGTCCCTGACGGTCGCCGCGTCCTGCGTCGCGCGGTCGATCAGGACGCCTGGCATCCCGGCAGATCGAGCGCCGGCTACGTCGCGGACGGGATCGTCGCCGAAGAAGACGCAGTCGGCGGGGCGGACTCCCACCTCGGCCGCGAGTGCCACGAACGCACGAGCGTCGGGCTTCTGGAACCCGATCCGCTCCGAGACGCACACGACGTCGAACAGCTGGTCGATCCCGGTCTGCGCGAGCTTGTCGAGCTGCTGTTCCTCGGACCCGTTGGTGAGGAGCCCGACGCGGTACCCCTGCGCACGGAGGTCTCGCAAGAGGTCCGCGACGTCGGGGAACGTCCGCCACGCAGCCCGGTACGAGCGGAGGTAGTCCGCGAACATCGCGTCGACCCCCGCGTCGTCTGCGGGGATGACACAACCGAGCGGCGGCAGCACGGTCCGGAGGCGCTGCCGACGTTGCTCAGGGAAGCTGACCTCCCCGAGACGCCACCGTTCGAACTGCTCCTCCTCCGCGGCGAACCAGGAGGCGAGCGTGGCCTCCGTGCTCTCCGCTCCCTGGCGCTCGAGGAACGCCGCTGCCCCGAGCCGAGCTGCACCGACGTGGTCGAACAGCGTGCCGTCCAGGTCGAAGCAGGCTGCCCGCGGGGTCGTCATCCGAGGTCCAGACAGAACGCCATGACGGCCTGCTGCACGGGGAGCAGCGGTGCCTTGAAGGCGTGCCCGACGAAGGCGGGGTGGTCGATCGCGTCGGCGCTCACCTCTCGGCCGCGGATGAACGGCGGGCAGGGCGCGAAGCGGACTCCGGTCGGCGCCAGGTCGAGCAGCTCCGCGGTGACGCGGAACGGCGCGAGCGCGTCGGCATGACGGCCGGGTCCGTCGGTCAGGACCACGTCTGCTGACCGCACCGCAGCCTCCAGGTCGTCGGTCCAGACCGCACCCGGAGTCGCGAGGTCAGCGGGGCAGCACTGCACCAGGTCGAGCTGCAGGACGCGAGCGGCCTCTTGCCAGGCGCGGGCGATGTTGCCGTCCGCGCCCACGAAGAGGAAGCGGAGCGCGGTGATCTCGCCGTGTCGGCGCAGCGAGAACAGGTCGGCGAGCACCTCGCACGGATGGTTCTCGTTGGTCATTGCGTTCACGACGGGCAGCGCCTGCGCCGCGGCCAGCTGCTCGATGACCGCCAGGTCCGGGTGCCGGGCCACGACGATGTCGGCCCAAGGAGCCAGGTACTCGGCGACGTCCGCGAGCGCCTCCGGTTTGTCGAGCGTCGTGTCCGGGAACACGATCGGCTGCAAGCCCATCAGGGACGCTCCGCGTTCGAACGTCACACGCGTGCGCAGGCTCGTCGACGGGAAGAAGAGGACGGCTGCGCCATGCGTCGTCGGACCGCGGCCCTGGTCGTAGGCGTCAGCGAGGGCGAAGACCGCTTCGACGTCGTCTGCCGACCAGGCGTCGAGGGTGGTGAGGGACCGCATGGCACCACCGTAGACAGTGGCGAGTCTGCTCATCGTGCCGCGGAGTCCGCTGCCTCCTGGCTCCCCAGCCACTCTGTGAACCGCGGACCGATGACCTCGGCGTCTGCTCCGGGAACCAGCGCCCCGTTCCGGAAGGCCCGCCCCATCGAGCCCGGGATCGGCACCGGGACCGCGACCACACCCCGGTCGGGCAGGGACTGCGTCATCTCCCAGAGTGTCATCGTCTCCGGGCCCGCAACGTCGACCGCTGTCTCGGTCCGGAGGCCCGTGGCGACGTCGGCGACGACCGTTGCGACGCTGTCGAGTGCGACCGGCGCGATGGTCATGCCGGGCACGAGTGCGAACGGCCCGGTCCGCATCCGCTCGAGGTGCTGTCGCGCGAACTCGAACCACTGTGTCGAGCGCACGATCGTGAGTCGCGGGCTCACGTCCCTCGCGATCTGCTCCTGAGCGGTCTTGCCGGCGAAGTACCCGTAGCCCTGCACCGCGGGCAGCGTGCAGTTGACGATCGACAGGAGCACGTGGTGCGCCTGGAGGTCCGTCGCGGCTGCGGCGATCGCTCGTGTCGAGTGGCCGAAGAAGTCGGTGGCGCGCCGCCGGCTCGTGGTGAACATGCCGGTCGCCTCGACGATGACGTCAGCTCCCGCCAGTCGCTTCGTGGCGTCGTCACGGAGCACGTCGAAACCGGTCGCTCGCGAATGTCGCGTCACGTCGCACCCCCGTGCCTGCAGCGCCCGTTCGATCGCGCGTCCGGAAGCGCCCCCACCCACCACAGCAACCTGCATGCCGTCCCCCTCGTGACTCTACAGATGTAGAGGATACTACGATCGACTGGTGTCCGAGCGGCGGAAGTCCCTGGCAGACGCTGGTCTGCGGCTGGTCGCACGCGAGGGCGTGCGCGCGCTGACGCACCGGGCGGTCGACGCAGAGGCCGGGGTCCCAGCGGGATCGACCTCGTACTACGCGCGGAGCCGGAACGAACTCACGGCCCTCGTGGTCGCTCGGATCTCCGAACGCCTCGCGACCACGCTCGAGACCGTGGCCGTGCCTCCCGTCCTCGACGTCGATGCCGCGACCGGCATCGCGGAGGGGTTCCTCGAGACACTGGCGCGCGAGCACGATGCCCAGGCAGCGCGACTGGCGTTGCTCACCGAACTGCGGGCCGACGATGCGGTGCGGACGCCCCTGACCGCGGCGGACCCCGTCCGCGCCGCACTCATCGCCACCGCAGAGCAGATCCTCCGGGCGCTGGGCGTGCCCGATGCCCCTGCGGCCGCGGTCGACTTCGTCGGCCTGGTCGACGCGCTCCTGCTCTACCGCATCGCTCGCGTCGGCCCGATCGACTCACGTCGCGTCCTCACCGCCTACCTCGGAGGTCTCGCATCGCGGTGACGGAGAGATCGATCCCTAGGGATGGTTCAGCGATCAGAACAGCGGCTCGATGAGGTGCGGCCCGTCGTTCCGCACGCTGTTCACCGTCCGCGCGACCTCGTACTGCTCGAGGCCCGCCGCGACCTCCAGCGACTCCCGGTCGAGCAGCGCGAGCAGGTCGTCGGTGCCGGCACCGTCGCCGAGCCAGGCGTCGTAGCCGTCGGGGGTCAGGAACGCCGGCATCCGGTCGTGCACCTCACCCGGAGCGACGTGGGCGTCCCGCGTGATGATCGCGAGCGACAGTCGCCACTTGTCCGGGTCGTCCTCGGGCTTCGTGGGGTCGGGCCAGGCACTGACGACACCGGCCATCGCCAGCGCTCCGCCGGGCTCGTGGACGAAGTGCGGCTCCTTGCCGTCCTCCCGCACGACCCACTCGTAGTAGCCCTGCGCCGGCACGATGCACCGGTTCGTCGCGAACGCCCGCTTGAACATGCCGCTCGTGGCGACGGTCTCGATGCGGGCGTTGATCGGCTTCGGGCGCTGCTTCTGGAAGTCCTTCGCCCAGCTCGGTACGAAGCCCCAGCTGATCTGCGGCAGTTCGCGCTGCCCGTGCCGCTGCCGGACCGCGTACACGGGGTCGGTCGGCGCGACGTTCCAGCTCGACGCGAGGCCGGCGTGGACCTCGCCGGTGTCCTCGTCGACGTGCTCGGTGCGCGCCGCGAGCTCCCCGACGAGTTCGGGCAGCAGGTCAGCGGTGGTGTCGGAGACGACGAAGCGGCCACACATGAGCCCAGTGTGCACGGAGCCGCTGACGTGCGCGCTGGTCACAGTGCGCTGTAGCCCGCTGGCAGCGCCCCGCGGCCCGACAGCGCCCGCAGCAGCAGCGGCCCGTCCCCACGCCGGACCGCCGCCTCGGCGAGCAACAGACTGGAGGCCCGCACCGCCTCCACCGGCACCGCGACGTCCACGACGTGGCCGGCTCCGGCGACCGCACGCACCAGGTCGTCTCCGTGCACGACGAGTTCCAGCACCCGGGTGCGGAGGTACTCGTCCACGGGGAGACGGAGGCCGCCCACGACGGTGATGCGGGCCTCCCGGCCGGCGGTGTCGACCGCAGCGAGTGCGCGGTCACGAGCCAAGGCCACCGCAGCTGCCGGTTCGGAGCCGAGCGCAGCGCCGGCGGCGACGCCCCGGGCGGCGACGTCGTCGGGGTCGGCGACGGAGCCCGCGGTGGCGCGGAGGTAGCCGACGGCGTCCACGACGTCGTGGGACTCGTCGGGGGAGTCCTTCGCCGACAGGTAGGCGGCGACGGTCAGCAGTGCCCGGTTCGTGTGTCCGACGAGGGCGCGGACGTCCCAGACGCCGAGCGCCGGGGCGGTCCAGAGCGGGGGGTCGTCCGCCGGCGTCGGCAGGGCATCGACGACCTCGACGAACCAGGCCGCAGTCGTGGCGAAGAGCTGGCGGGGGACCATGCGCTCATCCTGTCCCGAGTGACGCCTGGCGTCACCCGTCTCCCGGGTCAGTCTCCGGGCAGCCCGATCTTCGATCCGGACGGGAACCGGTTGCGTTCGGTCGGGGGCGTGGCCGGGGTCTCGGACGGCGGTGACGCAGCGGCGGCGCGGTGCGCACGCTCGGTCCGGCCGAGCTGCCAGAACGTGGCGGGGAGGGTCCAGACGACCAGGAGTGTCATCGTGAAGCCCACCGTGGCCCGTTCGCCGGTGGTGAGCAGCGCGATGCCCGCGAGCGAGCAGCCGATCAGGACCGCTGCGGCCCGTGCGACGTCGACCACGAGTGTCCGCCGCACCAGTGCCGTGTCGTGCAGGACGTCGGTGCGGTCCTCGGGTCGCATCTCGGGCGGCTGCCGGACCAGGTAGCGCTGCACGGAGGCGCGGGCCAGCCGCATCGTCTCGGGCCGGACCGTTTCGTTGTCGATCGTGGCAAGCGGCTCCTGGGTCTGCGCGAGCGGGAAGCACCCGACGGTGACCAGGCCGGCCGCCAGCGAGGTGAGCACCACCACGATCGTCGCCCGGACGGGTCCGGAGTCGATCCAGCCGGTGTTCACGGCAGTGAGGCCGAGCACCAGGGCTGCGAGGAGCCCCACGACGATGCCCCCGATGACGGCTCGTCGGAAGCGCTTCGGCGAGACGTCCTCGCCGAACCGCGCACGGAACACCTGCCACCCCAGTCGGAACACGGCCCCTGTCTACCGGCTCCCGCTGAGGATCGCTCGGACACGCCCGGCCATCTGCGGTGGTGCGGCGCCCCGGTCGCGCGACCCCGGGCCTCCACAGCGATCGTCCAGCGACGGTCGATCACCTGGCGGCATGAGTCTCGACATCGTCTACACCGCAGCCGCCCACGCCACCGGAGGCGGCCGCGACGGACACGTCCGCACCGAGGACGACCGCATCGACCTCGACACCCGACCGCCGAAGGAGATGGGCGGCAGCGGCGAGGGTACCAACCCCGAACAGCTCTTCGCCGCCGGGTACGCGGCCTGCTTCCTCGGCGCGCTGCACGCCGCCGGCCGTGAGCTGACGCTGGACACCACCGGCGCCGAGGTCTCCGCCGAGGTCAGCATCGGCGGCAACGGCTCGGGCGGCTTCGGCCTGGCCGTCGAGCTCGACGTCTACGCACCGAGCGTCGCCGGACCCGAACGACAGCGGCTGGTCGAGCTCGCGCACACCATCTGCCCCTACTCGAACGCCACGCGCGGCAACATCACGGTGACGCTCTCGCTCGTCGACTGACGCGCCCGCGGTGCTCACCGCTCCCTAGGCTGGAGCGGTGAGCCCCGACCGCTGCCCCTGCCTGAGCGGCAACCCCTACGACGAGTGCTGCGGCCCCCTCCATGCCGGTGCGCCCGCACCCACCGCCGAACGGCTGATGCGGTCGCGGTTCTCCGCCTTCGCGCTCGGCCTGCCGGAGTACCTGCTCCGCAGCTGGCACCCGCGCACCCGGCCGGAGTCGCTCGACCTGGACCCCGGGCAGCGCTGGACGCGGCTCGACATCGTCGGCACCCGGTCGGGAGGCCCGTTCGACTCCGCCGGCACCGTCACCTTCCGCGCATGGTGGCGCTCCGACACCGAGCGCGGGACGCTCGAGGAGACGAGTGACTTCGTCCGCGAGTGCGGGCACTGGTACTACGTGGACGGTGTTGTGGTCTGACGGCGGTGGGCGGGGCGTGTGCCGTCCGTCTGGGCGTCCGCCGAGACGCCGGTGTCTCGGTGAGACGCCGCGGTCTGCCCGAGACGCCGCGGAAGTCGGGGGCGTCTCGGGCGCTCGGCGGCGCCGGACGGAGACGGGGGCGTCTCGCCGTGGCCCGCGTCAGCCGATGGTCTCCGGCAAGCCCACGGCAGCGCGCATGGCCCGGCGGACCTCGGCCTCGGCGGGCAGCAGTTCGTCCTCGTCCCCGGTCAGGAAGAAACGGATCTGCCCGATCGCCTGCTCGCTGAGCATGTCGAGGCCGTTCAGCACCCGGCCGCCCGCCGCCGTCCACGCCGTGGCGGCCCGGGTCGGCCACGGCTCGTACGCCACGTCGAACAGCACCGCGTCCGGACCGGACGGCACGAGGGGCAGTTCGTCCGCCGCGCCCCCCGGCAGCGTCGACACCACGAAGCCCATCGGGTCCGCCGAACCGAGGTCCTGCAGGTCGTGCACCTCGAGCGTCACACCGAGTCGAGCCGCCAGCAGCACCAGGTCACTCGCCTTGGCGGTGTCGCGCAGGAACACCCGCACCAGTGAGGCGCCGAGTCGCAGTGACGCGGTGAGGGCGCTCGCCGCGGTCGCCCCGCCGCCCAGGATGGTGGCCTCGCCCGGCACGTGACCGAGCGCCGCGACCGGGCGGACGATCCCCTCGACGTCGGTGTTCGCACCCGCCAGGACGACCGACGAGCCCTCGCGGCGGAACGCGACCGTGTTCGCGACTCCGAGCTCGTCGACGAGCGGGGTCATCCGGTCGAGCAGGGGGAGCACCTCGCGCTTCAGCGGCATCGTGAGACTGAGGCCACGCCACTCGGAGCCGAGCCCCGCGACGAACGCGGCGAGCCCACCGGAGGCGACCTCGTGCCTCCCGTACGAGAACGGCACCCCGAGCACGTCGTAGGCCGCAGCGTGCAGCGTGGGGGAGAGCGAGTGCGCGATCGGGGAGCCGAGAACGGCGAGTTCCGTGCGGTCGGCGTCAGGGAAGGTGAGGGCCACGCGCGCAGCCTATCCAGGCAGGCCCCGGCGCCCACCCGGGCTGCGAACCCTTAGGTTAGGCTACCCTTCGTGATCCGATCCTCCCTCTCCAAGCGCCGTTCCGGGCGTGTGCTCGCCGCGGCCGGCGCCGTCGTCGCAGCCGCGCTCGTGCTGGCCGGGTGCTCCTCGTCGAGCCCCTCGTCCTCGTCGTCCGCCGCCGGCTCGTCCGACGGCGCCTTCCCCGTGTCGATCACGACCGGGCTCGGCACCACGACGATCGACTCCGCCCCCAAGCGCGTCGTCGCCCTCGGCTGGGGAGACGCCGAGACCGCCCTCGAACTCGGCGTGCAGCCCGTCGGCGCCAGTGACTGGCTCGCCTTCGGCGGCGACGGCGTCGGCCCGTGGCTCAAGGGGGCGTACAAGAAGTCCCCGAAGATCATCAAGACGCTCGAGCCCAGCTACGAAGACATCCTCAAGCTCAAGCCGGACCTGATCCTCGACGTGAAGTCCTCGGGCGACAAGGACCGCTACGACAAGCTGTCCGCCATCGCCCCGACCGTCGCGATCCCGAAGGGTGGCGAGAAC from Curtobacterium sp. MCLR17_032 encodes the following:
- a CDS encoding shikimate dehydrogenase → MALTFPDADRTELAVLGSPIAHSLSPTLHAAAYDVLGVPFSYGRHEVASGGLAAFVAGLGSEWRGLSLTMPLKREVLPLLDRMTPLVDELGVANTVAFRREGSSVVLAGANTDVEGIVRPVAALGHVPGEATILGGGATAASALTASLRLGASLVRVFLRDTAKASDLVLLAARLGVTLEVHDLQDLGSADPMGFVVSTLPGGAADELPLVPSGPDAVLFDVAYEPWPTRAATAWTAAGGRVLNGLDMLSEQAIGQIRFFLTGDEDELLPAEAEVRRAMRAAVGLPETIG